The following proteins are co-located in the Argopecten irradians isolate NY chromosome 9, Ai_NY, whole genome shotgun sequence genome:
- the LOC138332241 gene encoding TP53-regulated inhibitor of apoptosis 1-like — MDSISEDCLELKRAYDTCFNKWFPEEFLRGSKKDTCAPIFKEYQACVKKAAKEIDLDLGELEENVLGTDKEKKPLGTDSKEKEKS; from the exons ATGGACAGTATAAGTGAAGACTGTTTGGAGTTGAAAAGGGCTTACGATACTTGTTTTAACAAATGGTTTCCTGAAGAATTTCTCCGTGGCTCAAAAAAGGATACTTGTGCTCCGATTTTCAAAGAATATCAAGCTTGTGTGAAG AAAGCAGCCAAGGAAATAGATTTAGACCTTGGAGAATTGGAAGAAAATGTACTTGGTACAGATAAAGAAAAGAAACCACTGGGCACAGACtctaaagaaaaagaaaagtcaTGA
- the LOC138332240 gene encoding glutamyl-tRNA(Gln) amidotransferase subunit C, mitochondrial-like → MAMNISRTIARFGHVAKRCFSSKVPAAPTWVEIDENKLPKTPELTTDDIELLERLSLVEFNNKAGVDRLTKTIQAANKLYVVDTDGVEPLDTVLEDRVLHLRTDDVTDGYYKKDIISNASKIVEDYFVAPPGNIPLMKIERDYKPKPSSTDSDSNT, encoded by the exons ATGGCAATGAACATTTCAAGAACCATCGCCCGTTTCGGTCATGTCGCCAAACGATGCTTCTCTTCGAAG GTTCCTGCCGCGCCCACGTGGGTAGAAATCGACGAGAACAAATTACCAAAG ACTCCAGAGCTCACAACAGACGACATTGAACTCCTAGAACGTTTGTCACTGGTAGAGTTTAATAACAAAGCTGGTGTGGATCGCCTCACTAAAACCATACAGGCTGCCAATAAACTGTATGTGGTGGACACGGACGGGGTAGAACCATTGGATACTGTGCTGGAGGATAG AGTATTGCACCTGAGGACTGATGACGTCACTGACGGATACTACAAGAAAGACATCATCAGTAATGCCAGTAAGATAGTTGAGGACTATTTCGTGGCCCCTCCCG GGAATATCCCTTTGATGAAGATAGAGAGAGACTACAAACCAAAGCCATCATCAACAGATTCCGACTCCAACACATGA
- the LOC138332242 gene encoding NADH-ubiquinone oxidoreductase subunit 8-like: MATLKLFSASRTAHNTLQKLVRPGACIYQQRRTKYLNVTKDAGPEDFGGMSSDHTAIMFFRETLRGLGIISGMMFKEPSTINYPFEKGPLSPRFRGEHALRRYPSGEERCIACKLCEAVCPAQAITIEAEPRADGSRRTTRYDIDMTKCIYCGFCQEACPVDAIVEGPNFEYSTETHEELLYNKEKLLHNGDKWEAEIAANLQADHLYR; the protein is encoded by the exons ATGGCGACCCTGAAACTATTTTCGGCGAGCCGGACAG CTCATAACACATTGCAAAAATTAGTGCGACCCGGAGCATGCATTTACCAGCAGAGAAGGACAAAATACT tgaATGTAACAAAGGATGCTGGTCCTGAAGATTTTGGTGGAATGTCAAGTGACCATACTGCTATCATGTTCTTCAGAGAAACTTTGAGAG gACTTGGAATTATCTCTGGTATGATGTTTAAGGAGCCTTCTACTATTAATTACCCATTTGAGAAGGGACCTCTGAGTCCACGTTTCCGGGGAGAACATGCTCTGCGTCGCTATCCCTCAGGAGAAGAGAGGTGTATTGCCTGTAAACTGTGTGAGGCAGTATGTCCAGCTCag GCCATCACCATTGAAGCGGAGCCGAGGGCAGATGGAAGTCGCCGGACAACGAGATACGATATTGACatgacaaaatgtatttactGTGGCTTCTGCCAGGAGGCCTGCCCCGTGGATGCCATTGTTGAG GGTCCCAACTTTGAGTATTCAACAGAAACACACGAAGAGTTATTGTACAACAAAGAAAAGTTATTACACAACGGAGATAAATGGGAGGCTGAGATTGCTGCTAATCTACAGGCTGACCATCTGTATAGATAG
- the LOC138332243 gene encoding keratin-associated protein 9-6-like isoform X1, which translates to MGNASSSELALDLPIIIIIAIVCWAALVLIILGIRQLLLSRGVCEAGCGCAICGSEESPPCCDCCIAMSESCNCCNPSVGGCLDKCCPNRKSLSCVEILLCQCFGSTNCLTNNLLNPSKPCCNDPCLSSLCAPDCCASQALCGNCCEKPWCSTPIPDDMDEEDLPQCLNLGLGFNKKLGAFQCFCMSMSGSSLTRSVLEYQRSSATAGVNRKQPVSSTAV; encoded by the exons ATGGGG AATGCATCGTCATCAGAACTTGCCTTGGATTTacctatcatcatcattatagcCATAGTGTGTTGGGCTGCTCTAGTCCTCATTATCCTCGGCATTCGACAACTCCTACTG TCGCGGGGAGTGTGTGAAGCGGGATGTGGTTGTGCTATTTGCGGATCAGAAGAATCTCCGCCATGTTGTGACTGTTGTATAGCGATGTCAGAGTCTTGCAACTGTTGTAATCCGTCCGTTGGAGGTTGTCTGGATAAATGTTGCCCTAATAGAAAA TCTCTCAGCTGTGTAGAGATTCTCCTGTGCCAGTGTTTCGGATCAACGAATTGTCtcacaaat AACCTTTTGAATCCGTCCAAGCCGTGCTGTAACGACCCATGTTTATCTTCGCTGTGTGCACCAGACTGCTGTGCCAGTCAAGCACTTTGTGGCAACTGTTGTGAAAAACCCTGGTGCTCAACCCCGATTCCTGATGATATGGATGAAGAAGATTTACCTCAGTGTCTAAATTTAGGTTTAGGCTTCAACAAGAAGTTAGGAGCTTTCCAGTGTTTCTGTATGTCAATGAGTGGATCTTCATTAACTAGAAGTGTCCTTGAATATCAGAGGAGCTCGGCTACAGCAGGCGTTAATAGAAAACAACCTGTGTCTTCCACTGCTGTCTAA
- the LOC138332243 gene encoding uncharacterized protein isoform X2: MGNASSSELALDLPIIIIIAIVCWAALVLIILGIRQLLLSRGVCEAGCGCAICGSEESPPCCDCCIAMSESCNCCNPSVGGCLDKCCPNRKSLSCVEILLCQCFGSTNCLTNWCNECGTLQSQSAV, from the exons ATGGGG AATGCATCGTCATCAGAACTTGCCTTGGATTTacctatcatcatcattatagcCATAGTGTGTTGGGCTGCTCTAGTCCTCATTATCCTCGGCATTCGACAACTCCTACTG TCGCGGGGAGTGTGTGAAGCGGGATGTGGTTGTGCTATTTGCGGATCAGAAGAATCTCCGCCATGTTGTGACTGTTGTATAGCGATGTCAGAGTCTTGCAACTGTTGTAATCCGTCCGTTGGAGGTTGTCTGGATAAATGTTGCCCTAATAGAAAA TCTCTCAGCTGTGTAGAGATTCTCCTGTGCCAGTGTTTCGGATCAACGAATTGTCtcacaaat TGGTGCAATGAATGTGGAACTCTTCAGTCACAAAGTGCTGTGTGA